The region GAGCGCGAGGAACGAGCGTGACGTTCACGTCGATGAACAACAATGCTATCGCTCCGAAGCTTTCTTGCTTCTTATAAACTTATCATATATTTTCCTAGCTGTTGATCACTATAGGTAATCATACACAGCTAATTTTCCACTGTTCTACAAAACCTGCTCATTTTCCCCCAGATGGGTGCCAAGCAACAGTAAGTAAACAGTAACCACTTACTAACAAGCAGCacctctgtttgttttttcacattcTAAATAGATCACAGCATCATGCTCTTGTTTCGGTCGGCTTACAAGACCCCATGAATTCACATGTCccgtgtcctttccccttcggtgaacCGACTTTTCCACCAGGCATGATGTAGAAGTTGGCACTTATGTGGATTATTACACCACCTACCGTGCCAGAGTTCTGCATTCTTAATTACACCCATCATTAAAAAAtactaaacaaaacacaggaggATCCACTCCAACTACACGGTGACATGAGATACCAATTCCCAATCCTTAGACCGTCATGATTAGACATATAGAGAATGATTAAAAACAGGGGGTATACCATGGGTTTATCATAAAAAGGAAAGCCCTGCATAGATCTCAGAGCGTTGGAGGCACTGTTGACCTCTTTGAAGATTACAAAGGCCTGACCCCTCATTTTGACCGTCCGGGCAACGAGGATATCCAGTATCTGGCCAAACTGTGAGAAAATAGCATAAAGCGACTTCTTCAGTTCTGAAAGAAAGTGACAAGATAGACACAAGTTAGTATGCAAACAACTTAAGACGGTTTTAAAAAGCGCATGTGCCGTCTTAAGATTATCACTCGTCACACTGTACAAGACGATCACAATAAAATAGAAGGTCCATTCTCTTAATATCAGAAGAAGCTttaatgattaaagaagaagaaaaaaaaatcagtcactGTGTTCTGCTTAAGGCAAGAGGTTGAACAGAAGTCAGTGACGTGTGTACATTAACCATACCATCTTTTTTGATTTTCTCATTCAGATTGTTGATGTAAATGGTGTGGTTTAGGCGCAGCTCCTGGCTAGACATGGCTCTGGGAAAGGAAACAATAGATTAGGAGGACTGTTGTGTTTGCTAACCATACAATGCTAGCCGGCCTGCTAGCATGCAAAACAAGAAACAATGATCGTAGCTAGCTAGACAAATTACATGGTGTTGcacataatattaaatatttaaaaagtgaCAAAGTCTGGACAAAGGAAATCCAAACCCCTCTCcttggctggctggctggctagctagctagttagctagcctaGCAACCATACATACTGCTATTATCGAAGGCTGAATCCCAAAGAGGTCCTTTTTAAACACTTAGTGCACTAGGTAGGGTGTAAAAGACAACACTTCAAACACTCCGTAGTGCAGTTTTACAGCGAAAAGGCAGCCATTTTGGGTTCAGCCGAATTACACAGCCTTGTACTGTGTAAGTAACCCCATTATAGCAATAATTTTAAACCAGACTTATAATACACAGCTTTTCTAAACACGTATTACGTAATAATGTAACTACACACAGATAAGCagtattaaacaaataaacggCAATACTTACAGGAGTTAGAATATCAACTGCAACGCTTGAAAACCAGTTATAACCACAAGTTAAACCACGAACACGCGCCTACATTTCTCGGAAGTCCCACCTTTCCCCTCAAACTAATAGTACGATTGGACCTTTATCCCTATATGACTCGTCGATTGGTGCGGTCTTTCGCGTGTCCGTTATTTTCATTGGACGTACTGCAGCACGCGCTCGGTTCCTTTCTGATCTGATTGGCCAACATGTAGCTACGTTGGGCCATTTTATAATGTTCGGGTAgtacattgtttatttatttacttttcagcGTGAAGAGAAATATTCGAATGTTCCATAACTTTAtcgtgtttattatttttttttatcaaatgtGTTCAGACAGAGGAAAAATACGATTTTTTTTGGCAGTTATGTGAACGCGGGTGGTGAACTAACAATTTATTTCCTTATTAGGAATCCGTGTCTATATTTTGCACGGTTAGTGCAAAATCCTAAATAGGTGTATTTCCGGCTGTGTAGTGTACTATGTAGAGTGTCGACTTCATTCTTTTATAGTCTGTGTAGTGCGTTTATGTAGGAAGTAGGGATTGAATTAAGATTCAGCCTCAGCCTCAGTCATAGAATTGAACCTTACTAATGGAGGTTAGTACAGATTTGACTATTAACGTGAGAGAGTACTAGGATAAATTGTTATAACTGTTGTTCATGTTATTCTACAGGTTATTCACTGTAATAGTCGAAGTGAAAACTGTATAAAGGGGGTTCCTTTGTAGTTTCCTGACAgtgaaaaataacaaataaataaggtgTTATAAGTTCTTAATGGTTGTGTCAGATGTACTGTTTTCTAATTCATCTCCAAATGTCTTATAATTGGTATCTATGGATTCATAAGGTGCACCTACTTACTTCTTTGCATTCTGCCCTAGTGTGACAAGCAGAAGGTCATGTCTGTAGTACCCTCTCCTGTCCCACCTCCActacctccacctcctccacctcctcctgcCCCAGATTCGGCTCCGTTGCTGCCCAGCAAGAAGAAGCTGTATCAGGCTATAGCAGAGGGAAGGACTGCTGTCCAAGGAGACTTTGAGGAAGCGTGTTTGCTCATCACACAAAGAGATAGCAGGTACATCACCGACTGAGTAGGAGGTAATCAAGAATGTGTGGTTTCATTGTGCACTCGCTTAATGTACAGTATGCTTCAGTATTCTTTATCCAGTTTCAGGAAGGATCTGCAGTGGGTGCTGTTTAACAAGTACGTGCCTTCATTGATCCAAGATGGCCCCAAGTAAGTctttttattctgttctgtCTCAAATCGCACATTATGTACTTGCTATAGGCTATACACTTGTGTACTTAACCGATCTAGTAGGAACATCCAGGGAGTAACTGCAGGTGTTCTTCAGTTAAATGTAATACAGTGTAAAGGTATAAATAGATGGAGAGGTAGTGGAAATAGCAGCACAGGACATAAAGTTGCCATACGGGATGTCCCGTTTGTCTGGAAACGCTTTATACTACACTAACTACTTAGTACCTGGAGTTTTGTACAATGGTAATGTTTCATATTGAGTGCTATCGGTTTGCACTAAACATAAATAACAAATTACCATGCTGTCATTGATTTAAAGTTTGTTGGAacattgttttctctctctctttctctctctcaatgtttttttttttttttttaaattcatttgggatgtctctatttttgttACAGGCGCatataaaaaaattagaatatcgtggaaatttttttctgtaattcaattcaaaaagtggaactttcgtGTATTCTAGATgtattacacataaagtgaaaattttcaaaactttttctgttttattcttgatgattacggcttacagctcatagaAATCtcaaatccagtatctcaaaatattggaataaagaatttataatacagaaatgtcgacctgaaaAGAGCTCTAAACAGCTGatgaactcaaaacacctgcaaaggtttcctgaggatttaatctctgtctggttcagtacacacaaccacaatcatgggaagatgaaaataaagtttgcatttcatttggaaatcaaggtcccagagtctggaggaagagtggagaggaacagaatccaagtagCTTGAAGTTCCGTGTGAactttccacagtcagtgatgatttgaggtgccatgtcatctgctggtgttggtccactgtgttttcttaagtcgagagtcgatgcagcgtctaccaggagattttagagcacttcatggttccatctgctgatgagctttatggagatgctgatttccttttccagcaggacttggcacctgcccacagtgccaaaactactagtaactggttttctgaccatggtattactgtgcttgattggccagccaactcgtctgacctgaaccccatagagaatctatgagcgacaccagacccaacaatacagatgagttgaaggccgctatcaaagtaacctgggcttccagaacacctcagcagtgccaccgactgattgcctccatgccacgctgcactgatgcagtaattcgtccAAAAGGAACCCCGGCCAAGTATTGAGTGTGTAAATAAGACATTTCTGTatgataaattctttattctaatattttgagatactggattttttatttccatgagctgtaaactaTAATcatcaggatttaaaaaaaggcttggaatatttcactttgtgtaaggaatctagaatatatgaaagttcaactttttgaattaaattacggaaacgaacttttccacgatattaacattttttgagatgcacctgtatttggagtgttactttttggttcactTTGgatatatatcttttatttactttaataacatacgaataatttaatatatgtaattttttaaatatttacttaatttaaaaaagtgtattatattttcatggtacaatcagtactgtttatttttgtaacaaagttcagcaatattttattttgagtgttatgtttttattcagtagTTCtcggtatcggtaaaatccactatcgctCGACCTCTACTTTGGTGTAGCCCTACTTTGGCGTCATTTGATTCCCATGTAATTAACAACTAATCTGAGAAACACAAACTTCATCTGAGAAACACAGCTAAAATTAATAATATGCTAACTCAACACAATGTTGAGAAGGTAGTGCATGACACCAGAACTTCTAACTTGGACTGTTGTAACATCTTTAAGCATGTATCAGCCCTAAATACCTCCTTACGaagacaaaaaaagcacattaacctaacattaacatttgattGGATATCACCTAGCCACACCCATTGCTAATGTATTCATTCTAACTTACTCAATTTTCTCAATTGCATAAGGTTCTCCTGCATGTCTGTACGATCGAACCACAACTGTTTTGTTTAACTATGTTCCTTTTTACTGGTCTGATTTCAGATGTGGATTAGTAGCCTTATGGATGGCAGCCCATCTGGTGAAGCCTGCCATGACCATATCCTTGGAAAACATCATGCAAATGGCAGTGAACAAAGGCTACACTGCTCAGGGAGAGATGTTTTCAGGTACTCAGCTGGTCAATACAGTGAGAAAGGAAGCACTGTGTCTGTGCAGAACCCAACACAAAAGTGTTTTTCTGTACTTGAATGCAAAGTTGCATTCCCATGATGCTTATGGGGTTTGTGCCAACGACACAGGCACTGTTCTCACTGCTATCAGTTTATTCTCATGGGTGTatctttgctgtcaaatgtgctccaggaaaaaaaaaacaatacaagaTAACAgtccaaaaagaaagaaatggaaaagaaattatcATGTTTGAAGGACAAGCTCTGGACAAGTATTCACATGTACGATGAATGATAAAACGGATAAAGCATTGCTGTAGCGTTTTGTATGTATGATGCACTCTCGCAATAGATACACTTATCTTACAGATATCTCTCGGAATAGATACACTTCCATTTTAACCTTTAAACCCACACCAGCTTTTTAAACACTTTGTGTAATCATGGAATTATATACTCTCTTAGGAAGTGTTTTTAATTAGGGGTCCATGCACCAAAGGATGTTGGgatatttcttcttcttctgccttGAAACGAGTCACGCATACCAAACCGTAGAGACATTAGTATAGTCTAGGTTAGTAGATAGTACTCCCTCCCGCAACTCAGGCAAACAGGATGGGCCCGATCGGCCTAATGGTGGTGCTATTACACAGGGTTTTACTTTTTTGGGCCATATCTCGTGCACTATGAGTCCTCCGAACAACACTTTCACTGATTCCTTGGGTATTCCCAAACAAAAAAGTCTCAAGAACCGTTTAGCCCCGTCCACTTAGATTATTTTTTgtgctaatttgcataatattgcAAAACCAACTTTTGTGAGTTAGTCCTAGAATTTTTCCATCTTCACAAATCTGTTGTCAACTGCTCACCAGAGTGTGAAACcaaataattatcaaaaaacaCGCAAACAATATAGCCGCCATGTGTCAATCAATTCTAACAATTATTACTCATGATTGCTTGTGTGGATTTTGCATGAAACTTAAAAGCCCAATACAGGACAAGATTCTGAGGTCATCTGCAAAGGTTGGGGCATGGTCATACATATGGGGTGGAGCTAAAGCCAGCAACAGTAAGTCTGATTGAGCTGAAATTTGGTATCTACATGATAATCTGTAAGTGGATTTTTGATGATGGtgtaatttctttaaaaacaacCACTAGGGAGTGCTATTTGTGTTTGTGCACACAAAAACGAGCATATTTCTCGGAAAATAAGCCGTATTTAACTCCGCCCACCTAAATTTGTGATCATTTGCATAATAAGTGAAACCCTGTAGTCCTAGGATTTTTGGCCTATCTTTACAAATGCCGTGTCAAACTACTCAGCAGAGTGAATCCCaataatgatcaaaaacatggtgacctttttaaacaatatatttgtGAGGAGTCCTTGGACCCCGCagatcgctgcttgcagctatatgtTTAATTGTTGGGGTTTAGGTTTATATCACCTACTGTACATGCTGTTTGAATCGCAGTCTGTTGGAAGAAACAGTAAAACTTAAAAAGTGTTATCCCACAGGCTGGTCAAATTGGCTATTATAGTGACACCGATATAAACCCTCATTTTGTATTCACATATTTTAATAGCTTTGTTCTAATTTGACCGTTTTTTTCTTAAGTGTAATTGATCTTTCTTTTTACAGCTTGTGATATGGCCCTGCTTGCAGAGGAGGTGTGTGGCTTCAGAGTTCAGAGGCTATCTGGAGGCATGATTGGAGACAATGCTGCACTAATCCTGAAACATCTCACTGATGGACAGCCGATCTTAATACCGTATCCTAAcctacatacagtgctgtgaaaaaagtatttgcctccttcttgatttcttctgttttgggtagatctcatactaaattgtttcagaaatgaaaacaaaatctaagataaaacaaaggcaacgtgagtaaacacaaaatacagtttttaaatgataatgctatttattgaagcaaaaaaagttatccagtagCAGCTGGGGCTGTGTCTAAATGTTTTTGCCCCAtaagttactaattccccaaatctttgaaactgcattcataatagggttcagctggattagacacaatcaggcctgattactgcaaaccctgttcaatcacatcaacacttagaAGTTTTTCAAccgcatgaagttggttaaaaggtcttacccagtaacaaaCTATGcaaaaattgaaagaaattccagaaattattaggaagaaggtgattaaaatacaagtctgggaagggttacaaagctatttcaaaggctccgAGACTCCAAAGaatcacagtgagagccgttatctccaaatggaaaaactcagcacagtagtgaaccttcctagaagtggccgaccttccaaaattcctccaagagcacagcaacgactcatccagcaagtcacaaaccTACAGGTCTAGGTCTGTCTTGCCTCAATacaggtcactgttcatgactccactatcagaatgacactgggcaaaaatggcatccatggaagcgTGGCGAAGTGAAagccactgctaacccagaagaatatTAAAcgtcgtctgaattttgccaaaacattcgttaatgatcctcaaacctttttggAGAATGTGGATTGTGaatctgtggattgatgagttgaaagtggaactgtttggtaGACAGGGGTCTCATTaaatctggaggaaaccaatCTAATCCCACAAACAGAACATTGAGCATGGTGGTagaaatgtgatggtgtggggttttttgctgcttcagggtctgggcaacttgcagtaactgagggaaacatgaattctgctctctgccAGAagatcctaaaggagaatgtccagtctttagtccgtaaattgaaactcaagtgcgactggattatgcagcaagacaatgatccaaagcacaggagtaaatcctagtcctagaaataagtgaaagactgatctccagttatcggcagtgtttggttgcaattattgctgctaaagttggCACGACCAGGTTTttagtttaagggggcaattagtttttcacattagtGATGGGTGTTGGATCACTTTCTTTTGgttcaataaaaacaataaataaaaacggtattgtgtgtttactcagttggccattgttttatgttgtacttcatttgaagatctaaaactatttagtatgagatatacacagaaGAACGGGAAGAGCAGGGGCAAAGGGtaaggatggggcaaatactttttcatagcactgtatgCCTTCTGAAAAATAATTGACACAATTTTCCCACTTACTTGATCAGCTAAGACATGTTTATTGACTAATGTTTACTTCTTTAGTTATGTGTGTTGCTACAGGATTTTATCTTAACTGCTTTGCCGCAGATATGACGAGGACTTTAACCATGAGCCGTGTCAACGCAGTGGCCACAAAGCTCACTGGGCAGTGGCTTCAGGTGAAATACTGACTCACactatcatttttaataaaattatatatatatatttttttgcaataacACATTCACAGCTTGCAAATGTTTGTCTAGAGATGTTAAAGAACGTGGGTGCACTCAAACCATATAGTGCTAACCATACAGTGCTAACCATACAGTGCTAGCCAGCCTGCTACATCGATCACCCTCTTTCCACTCAAAGGGTGATAGATTAAGAGATAACTGATAATATAGATTAAGATATAACTGCTAATAGATGTGTAAAAACACCTGCAAAAACATGCAAGCTGAATTATTAAGAGACTCCACCCAATATTGAGTCTTTCACATAAGCAAAATAGTGCATGTTGTCCCCCCCCACGTTTCCCTTAATAAGTATGCAGTTTGTGGTGTTTACCTAGACCGGAAAATATGAGGCAGTGTCTAAGGAAATAGATTCATTTTTGCTTCCAGTTTGACCGGTTTCCATTGCTTGAAGACAAACTGACATTATTTGAACAATAAGTCCATCGAAATTCTAACTTTGTGTATTTAAACAATCAGAAACCTTCTCAAAATGATGATTTACTATTCTCATGAGCCAATggcatttaaacaaaacaaaacaaaaaaaccaacaagGTTTTTTGTTCACATTTACCCCATGAACCTCATGGATGTCTCGATGCCTATAATCAGCATTATACTTGAGTTTCAGTTTCAGTACAAGTCTCTTTGATATGCGAACTTGCAGCAGCCATTGAGAACAAATAGCCCTCATTTACATACAGTTTTCTACCAATACTTTGCATGTGATGTCTTTCACATAATTatgcacaccacacaccacacaccaagtAATTGTATTCACAGTTCATCTGATTGTACACACAAGCTAGTTCtctttatttgaaatgttaatAAGTCAGAGCCTTAGCCGCTTCATGTGTTGTGAGTATCAGGATTATATCCAGACAGCAATAAGCCACACAATGCAGGTGTAAATATACCTGATGCATATAATGTGATTTAAATCTGATTGTTCAAATGATTAACATTTCCccattgtttttgctgtagactgttgacatttgggtttgagatcaaaagatgaagatgagaagagagtttagagtttcagcttttatttacaggTCGTTAgtctactggtcaaaagtttagacacacttattctttatttaattttttttcctgcacattttataataataaagtcatcaaaactctggagtaacacaaatggaactatgggaattatgttgtgataaaaaaaaaaaaatcaaaataaatcaaaataatttagtattttagcatcttcaaagtagacgccctttttgcctagaatttccagaaatgtattcttggcattttctcaatcgatttcttgaggaatccccctgagatggTTTTTAAACAGTACTAAAGGAGTTCCCGCCTACGccggacacttattggctgcttttcggaaatgtttcgctccgagtcgtctgtttaataaaagatttttatgtaaataaaatgttagttttctaatgataGAAATGAATATGTCGGTACGAttcaatttttttgtctttttcacacatttaatcatacaccttcagatcaaaaggtttttaagatcatgagaaacatttcagtcgagtgtttccaaacttttgactggtagtgtacatGTAGATGTGTTCACATGACACTTGACCGACGGGTGTTTCTCGTTACGccggtgtgtcctgttagattgattgattgatctcccatagacagctctctgatcttcatgttggcttatccttttgaACAACAGATggagtcttcacaggtgaaactgaaggctaaaaccaagaataaatgttcagagctatcaatctaacaggatacacctgggtaacaagaagcacctgtcagtcacatgttccaaaatTTTTTGCCCGCCTACAAATTGGTTGGTCTGAtgcaaaaggttctatgtttgatgttgtttaacacgtctagatgtatcGTCTCGTGTAcagcttttgatctcaaacccag is a window of Ictalurus punctatus breed USDA103 chromosome 4, Coco_2.0, whole genome shotgun sequence DNA encoding:
- the actmap gene encoding actin maturation protease isoform X1; the protein is MECDKQKVMSVVPSPVPPPLPPPPPPPPAPDSAPLLPSKKKLYQAIAEGRTAVQGDFEEACLLITQRDSSFRKDLQWVLFNKYVPSLIQDGPKCGLVALWMAAHLVKPAMTISLENIMQMAVNKGYTAQGEMFSACDMALLAEEVCGFRVQRLSGGMIGDNAALILKHLTDGQPILIPYDEDFNHEPCQRSGHKAHWAVASGVLLGLEQGSVISEQLPTNTTLPWLHLSRVSAPPNWLRNPVEVYVLAKQGKSLRYQLWKLETVAQSNAQLREMDPQRAGDGSYYVLPPGGVEEGLAGQVVFLYTSQTN
- the actmap gene encoding actin maturation protease isoform X2, producing MSVVPSPVPPPLPPPPPPPPAPDSAPLLPSKKKLYQAIAEGRTAVQGDFEEACLLITQRDSSFRKDLQWVLFNKYVPSLIQDGPKCGLVALWMAAHLVKPAMTISLENIMQMAVNKGYTAQGEMFSACDMALLAEEVCGFRVQRLSGGMIGDNAALILKHLTDGQPILIPYDEDFNHEPCQRSGHKAHWAVASGVLLGLEQGSVISEQLPTNTTLPWLHLSRVSAPPNWLRNPVEVYVLAKQGKSLRYQLWKLETVAQSNAQLREMDPQRAGDGSYYVLPPGGVEEGLAGQVVFLYTSQTN